Proteins co-encoded in one Erinaceus europaeus chromosome 2, mEriEur2.1, whole genome shotgun sequence genomic window:
- the LOC103107667 gene encoding olfactory receptor 2T27-like has translation MDQKNKTSTDFILLGLFPWFRYPHLLIIIIIIIYTIAFTGNCVLILLIWVDSRLHTPMYFLLSQLSLIDLAYVSSTVPKMVVNYFTGKKNISYFACATQLFFFLTLGLAECILLTLMAYDRYVAVCNPLRYTVLMSPKICLQMAAAAWIGGALAALVHTIYPMNFPICGSREIDHYFCEMPAILRMSCVDISAYEMVKFVSTIVFLLVPFILILTSYTLIFLTVLRMNSPKGRNKALATCSSHLTVVSLYFGQAIFIYMTPTSAHTPEQDQIGAVLGTIVTPMLNPLIYSLRNKEVVGASRKCFRRCCN, from the coding sequence ATGGACCAGAAGAATAAAACATCAACTGACTTCATCCTCCTGGGACTCTTTCCCTGGTTCAGATATCCTCATctcctcatcatcatcattatcattatttatacCATTGCTTTCACTGGAAACTGCGTACTAATCCTCCTCATCTGGGTGGACTCCCGCCTCCACACACCCATGTACTTTCTGCTTAGTCAGCTCTCCCTCATAGACCTGGCTTATGTCTCCAGTACAGTTCCGAAGATGGTCGTCAACTATTTCACAGGGAAGAAGAACATATCTTATTTTGCCTGTGCAAcacaactctttttctttctcacactTGGCCTTGCTGAGTGCATTCTGCTGACTCTCATGGCCTATGACCGATATGTAGCTGTCTGCAACCCCCTTAGATACACTGTCCTCATGAGTCCCAAGATCTGTCTGCAGATGGCAGCAGCAGCCTGGATAGGTGGGGCCCTCGCAGCTCTTGTCCACACCATCTACCCAATGAATTTTCCTATCTGTGGTTCCAGGGAGATTGATCATTATTTTTGTGAGATGCCTGCCATCCTGAGAATGTCTTGTGTGGACATATCAGCCTATGAGATGGTAAAGTTTGTATCAACTATTGTCTTTCTCCTGGTCCCGTTTATACTCATCTTGACCTCCTACACTCTCATCTTCCTCACTGTACTTAGAATGAACTCTCCCAAGGGAAGAAATAAAGCTCTGGCCACCTGCTCCTCCCACCTGACAGTGGTGAGCCTCTACTTCGGTCAAGCCATATTCATCTACATGACACCCACTTCTGCCCACACACCTGAGCAAGACCAAATTGGGGCTGTTCTTGGCACCATAGTGACCCCCATGCTCAATCCACTCATCTATAGTTTGAGGAACAAAGAAGTGGTGGGGGCTTCAAGAAAATGCTTTAGAAGGTGTTGCAACTGA